CCCTGCCACACTGGTGGTGAGCCCGCCGCCCTTGCGGCGCGGCGTCCTCTGAGCTTCCACGCCATTCAGGCGTCTCGTGGGGGTGCCGGGATTCGATGGGTGTTCGTTCCACATCCAGCAGGCCGAGGGGGCGCAGAACCTCGTAAATCTCACTGCGCACGAAAGCCAAGTGTCAATGCTTTCCATCGAGCAAAGGAAGCGGTCGCGAATGCGTTCCGCATGCCAATGCTTGCTTCGGCGATCGCGTAAGCGTATTGCCCATCCGAATTGCCAATGCTCGATAGGCAAACCTCGGGTGTTATACCTTCGAGCTGGTCGTGCCATGCGCCCCAATGGTGCGACGAGATGACGCGGGCTCATCGCGTGCGCATTTCGTCCTGTTCGAGCGGACGCGAGACATCATCAACAGGACTGTGCCTGGAGAAGGACGCGGTCAACGTGCATTCCACACAGGGGTTCAACTCCCCTCACCTCCACTGTTTCGCTCGCAATGCGCAAGAGCAATTGCGCGCGCAGCGCGTCTATGCGCATTCATCGCCACCGACGGTTCAAACGACAGGAGCAGATCGAGCGCCAGATGTTTCGGGCGAACGATCGGATTCGCGTCCCTGAAGTTCGCGTCATTGACGAGGAAGGCCTGAACCTCGGTGTCCTCACGACGGAGCAAGCGTGCGCCACCGCGAAGGAGCGCGGCTTTGATCTCGTCGAGGTCAACCCGAGCGCCCAGCCGCCGGTCTGCCGGTTCCTCGACTTCAAGCAGTTCAAGTACGAACAGGAGAAGCAGCGGAAAGCGCAGAAGGCGCACGCGAAAACCGTGGAGGTCAAGGGCATCCGCCTCTCGCTCCGCATCGGTGAGCACGACCGGCAGGCACGCCTCCGAAAAGCGAAACAATTTTTCGATCAGGGCAACCGGGTATCCGTTGACCTCATCCTCCGCGGGCGCGAACGGAGTTTCCGCGGCCAAGCGGACGAGGTTATCCAGAAGTTCGTCGAGGACCTCAAGGCCGATTACGAGATCACGGTTGATCAGCCCCTCTCCGTCCAAGGTGGCCGCAATTCACTCGTGGTGGGCGGTAAAAAACGGGATATCCCCGTGCAGGAAGGGCAGGAGCCCAAAGACGCGCTAGACAAGAACGCAGCGAACGAGTAAGGTGGTGAATGGAGGTGACAGAACCTATGGCGAAGCTCAAAACCCACAAAGCGACCGCGAAGCGCGTCATCGTCAAGAAGCACAAGCTCCTGAAGCGGAAGTCCGGCCAGGACCACTTCAACGCGCGTGAGTCCAGTAAGACGCGCCTGAACAAGCGGCGCGACATGGAGTTCGATCCCACGCTCGCGAAAACCGCCCGCAGGCAGATGCCGTACGCGTGATCCTGTTTTCTTTATCGTATGCCACGAGTCAAACGAGGAACCATCCACACCGCACGACGCCGCTCGCTCCTAAAGAAGACCAAGGGCTTCATGTGGGGCCGGAAATCCAGCGTGCGCCAGGCAACAACCGCGACGCTCAAGGCGGGCCAGCACGCGTACGCCGACCGCAAGAAGAAGAAGCGCGTCATGCGCGGCCTGTGGAATATTCGCATCAACGCCGCCGCGCGAACGAGCGGAACGACGTACAGCAAGCTCATCGCAGACCTCAAGCGCCGCAACATCGCACTCGACCGCAAGGTGCTCGCGGAGCTCGCCGCAGAGCACCCGGAGACGTTTGCGAAGATCGTGCAGGGCTAGGCGCACCGCAATGCAACACCGCGTGTCGTACGACACGCGGTGTTGCATGTATGCGAAGGACTCCGCAGCACCCGTCATGTTTATCCTTGTGAGAAACGTATCTGTCACACCACCCATTACCCTGTCATTGCGAGGAGCGCGTCCGCGCGTGACGTGGCAATCCCGGTCATCAACAGGATGGATGCGCGTGCTACTCACGTCGGATGAGTACACTCATGACCGGGATTGCGGAGCATGTCCCGAGTCCTTTGAGGGATCCGCGTTCGCGGACTCCTCGCAATGACACGGGGGGGTCCATCACGCCCGGAACTTCCTCTCGAACAACATGAGATTCAATCTACTCAGCGGCTTGAACTCCCGTCCGTTCTCGCTCCAGGTGAGGAACTTTCCATTGTTGCTCAACCGAATGGAAAGATCATTGGCAATCTTTCGCTGTGTTCCTGGCCCCAAAAGGTCCTTCAACACTACGATCTTCTTCTCGAGTCCCGTTGCTGCAAAAAATGCATTCGCGTTTTCTTGTGTTTGAACGGAGGTGAGCGAATCCATTTGCCTGAATGTCGTTTCCGCCGCTACGCCAGTGGGCTGCGCGGGCTCTTCGACGCGAGCCGGGGATGCTTCCACTGCCGGTGCTTGCGGAGCAGTCGGTGCAGCGGGAGCTTCCGGAGGAGGAGTACGGAGATCCTCAAGCACGATGGTATCTTCTGCTGCAAGTGGTGGGGGCATCGGTGCTTCCACGCGTGCTGGCGGCGGCTCAGAAATACTATCTGCAGGTGCTTCGGGGGCTGGAGATGGAGCGATAGGCAGCTCGGCGGGTGGCGGTGCGGATGGAGCAACCGACGACGCCTCAGCAACTGCGACCTCTTGCGAACCAAGGAATGGACGATATTGCTCGAGATGCTCGCGCAAAGCCACTGCCTTGTCCTCAAGGTTCACAAGCTGTTCGGGTGGTAACATTTTTATCACGTCATCAAAGGTGTCGAGGTTATTTTTTGTCTCATCGAACGCACTCCGGAAGGCATCCATATCTCCTATGGCTTCGGTGCGTCCGGACGTCGCATTATGAAACGCATCCATGGCACGTAGGTGTTCCTCGGCAGATGCAATCATGCTCCGCGCAAATGGCTTCCGCCTTTCCAAGAGTTCAGCAGCAGGAGTACGCGCATCTCGTTCCGCGACATGGTGCACTTCCTCCATGAGGTCTGCCTTCTCACCACCAACGTAGGAAACGCTCTGATCGGGGTGGACGATGATCCGTACGTCGCCGCCCTCCGGTATACGCAGGCCGTGCGTCGTCGTCACGCGGTCGGGCTCCAGGAACCCCTCGCGGATGGCGATTTCCTGCGCGGTGCGCATGGCCCACCGATCCACGACGCGCTGGTTCTCCAGGTTCCCCGTGAATCCAAACCGCGACGGATCGCTGCGGAGTTGGTCGTAGACCGGGTGCGTAAATCCCTGCCCTTCCGTGAACGTCGCCGCGTCGTAGAGCTCCTGCGTCGTGCCGAGTTGCTCCCAGGGTTGCGGTGGCGATGGAGCAATTTCTGGTGCTGGCACCGACTCCTCCGGTGCAGACGGTGCCGCCACGGGTTCCATCGTTGCCGGCGCGAGCACTTCCGACGGTGGCTCTGTTGCTCCACTCGGCGATTCCGCGCTCTCCGCACCGCCCGCGTACCCGACCGCATGGCCCGGGCCGGACTTAGGGAGCGATGGTTCCGATGCCACAGGCGCGCCCTCATCACCGAACACCGTACCAATACCTCGCTCCACTCCACCGGCACCACGCCCCACTGCTCCGCTCATCACACCGCGCGTCACCTCCGGTACGAACGCTCCCATAGCCGCTCCCGCGATGCGCCCAAAAATACCTGCGCGCTTCCCGCGCATTTTCTGCAACGCCTCCGCCGCCTTGATGCCGCCGTACGCGCCGAGCACATTCCGAATCACCGGCACCTCGTACGCGAGTGCTCCGGCCATTCCGAACACGCCAGCCGTGAGCATCTTCTCGTCTGCCGTATCGCCACCGCTCCAGATCTTCTTGAGGATGCCGCACGCGGTCTCACGCAACGGCTGGAAGCCCTCACGCGTTGCCGCCTGTTGCTCCTGTTCCTGCGTTTCTCCATCTACCGCACGAAGGCCACGCGCGGCACCCGCGAGCTGCTCCTGCTGCTCCGGTGTGAGCGTGGGGTCCGCATCGCGCGCCGCGAGCTCCGTCGCATTGGCGACATTGAGCGCGTCGAGTCGCTTCGCGACGAGTGCTGCCGCGAGCGCGCGTTCAAATTTTTCTTTCTGCTCAGCACCATCCGGAGATACGAGTGCTTCCCGCGTCGCCGTGAGTTGCTCCTGTACCGCGGCCTCCTGCCGTGCGCCCTTCCGCGCGATGCCGAGCATACGCGTGAGCGCAATCACACCGCCGCCGAGCGCGGCGGTCATGCCGCCAGTGACCGCAGCGGACGCGAGGAACATTCCCGCACCGGCATACGCCGCAAGCTTCACGAGCGTCTTGCCCGCAAACTTTGCCTTGTCGGCTTTCGTGGTGAGCACCGGCGCGTCCGCGCTATAGACCTCACGCCGAATGGCCTGCTCCAGCAAGCGTTGCTGATCGTGTAGTGCCTCCGCGACCGTTTCCTGCGAAAGGCCGAGTCGCTCCGCAAGCTGCGCAATCGTTGCATCCACACGCTCGCGCATCTCGCCCTCCACACCGGCAACCGCCGCAGCGAGGATGGAGAGTTCGGCACGACCCTCCGGAAGTTGTAAGAGCGATTCCGCCATGCCAAACGCAATCGCTTCCGGACCCGCCGCCTCAACTACTGCCGCATCCACCACATCAAATGCAGCTTCGGCATCTCCCTCGTGCTCTGGGGTTCTCAAGGGTTCTCCGGATGACTCGACCGTATGCTCCTCGGTGTGCTGCCTCGACTGTCGTCGCAACCACCCCTCGAACGTATTCTGCAGACGAACGGCTGACGAAAGCAAATCTGGAAATTTATCCTGAATATTTTGTATATGCTCTTCCACGCGTGTGCGCGCATCTTGTATGGATAGTGTCCCCGCGACCACTTCCCTCCTGACGTTCATGGCCTCTTGATCCAGTTCTTCGTACGCGGAAAATTGCTCCATTGATGGCGCAATGGACTCCGCGGACGGCTCGCGTGTTGACGATTCCGATCTGGAAGGTGGAGCGTCTACCTGGGTATCCTCA
Above is a window of bacterium DNA encoding:
- the infC gene encoding translation initiation factor IF-3, which gives rise to MRIHRHRRFKRQEQIERQMFRANDRIRVPEVRVIDEEGLNLGVLTTEQACATAKERGFDLVEVNPSAQPPVCRFLDFKQFKYEQEKQRKAQKAHAKTVEVKGIRLSLRIGEHDRQARLRKAKQFFDQGNRVSVDLILRGRERSFRGQADEVIQKFVEDLKADYEITVDQPLSVQGGRNSLVVGGKKRDIPVQEGQEPKDALDKNAANE
- a CDS encoding 50S ribosomal protein L35, whose product is MAKLKTHKATAKRVIVKKHKLLKRKSGQDHFNARESSKTRLNKRRDMEFDPTLAKTARRQMPYA
- the rplT gene encoding 50S ribosomal protein L20; translation: MPRVKRGTIHTARRRSLLKKTKGFMWGRKSSVRQATTATLKAGQHAYADRKKKKRVMRGLWNIRINAAARTSGTTYSKLIADLKRRNIALDRKVLAELAAEHPETFAKIVQG